From Fibrobacter sp. UWEL, a single genomic window includes:
- the purL gene encoding phosphoribosylformylglycinamidine synthase gives MLILRGTPALSDFRLQKLLADFKKENLNVASVYAEFLHVVDLSADLSASEKETLEKVLHYGPMREAKALEGELFVVCPRPGTISPWSSKATDIAHICGLPAIKRIERAIAYYVKFEGAASADARKVIEAKIHDRMTQAVFADTAALGVLFSKEEPRPLNIIPVLTEGREALVKADKSMGLALSADEIDYLVNNFTALKRNPTDVELYMFAQANSEHCRHKVFGAEWTIDGVKQDKSLFQMIKNTYALHNTNIFSAYKDNAAVMKGATAGRFYADPRTNKYDFHNEEVDILMKVETHNHPTAISPFPGAATGSGGEIRDEGATGKGSKPKAGLTGFSVSNLKLPGAVQPWEKDFGSPSRIASALDIMIEGPLGGAAFNNEYGRPNILGYFRTFEQEVSAEKGNEVRGYHKPIMLAGGLGNIKHDHIEKGHIDPGDHLVVLGGPAMLIGLGGGAASSVANGAGNESLDFASVQRENPEMERRCQEVIDRCWAMDEENPITFIHDVGAGGLSNAFPELVNDGGLGGKFELRNVPNDEPGMSPFEIWSNESQERYVIAVAGNKLDIFDAICKRERCPYAVVGEAIPEKHLTLTDKHFGSTPIDMPLEVLLGKPPRMIRNETSQKRPLTSQVVPADASIKDIAHRVLANPTVADKTFLISIGDRSVTGMICRDQMVGPWQVPVADCAVTSATLDTYEGEVMSMGERAPIALISPAAAARMTVAESLTNMAAAYVPDMGRVNLSANWMATPNYEGDGADLYEAVKAIGMELCPELGITIPVGKDSMSMSTVWADEKGSHRVTAPISLVISAFSPCADVRKTMTPQLIQNNDTTLMLVDLARGKNRMGASIAAQVYNMLGDKAPDVDSAKELRAFFETIQKLNADGKIMAYHDKSDGGLYTTVTEMAFAGHVGVTLDVNALQGNVIDALFNEELGAVIQVANADVAAVKAAFAAAGLADTVSEIGKLNNTYNIVIGDYAEGLSDLRAIWSDTTRRIAALRDNPACAESEYTLKLEQDDPGITPKVTFDLAASAKIIKDYSSRPKMAILREQGVNGELEMAAAFAKAGFESIDVHMTDILSGRVSLKDFNGLVACGGFSYGDVLGAGEGWAKSILFNPKARAEFEAYFNRKDTFTLGVCNGCQMVSNLKDLIPGAKHWPRFVQNLSERFEARYCSLKVEDTPAVLLKGMAGSVLPIAVAHGEGRAEFASREAAEACLKTGLVALRYVDGKHEYTERYPLNPNGSPFAINGLCSEDGRALVMMPHPERVFRTCQYSWHPAEWGEDGPWMQLFRNGRIFVG, from the coding sequence ATGCTCATTCTTCGTGGTACTCCGGCTCTGTCGGACTTCCGTCTCCAGAAACTTCTGGCTGACTTCAAGAAAGAAAACCTGAACGTCGCAAGCGTTTACGCTGAATTCCTCCATGTGGTGGATCTGTCCGCCGACCTCAGCGCTTCCGAAAAGGAAACTCTGGAAAAGGTGCTCCACTACGGCCCCATGCGCGAAGCCAAGGCTCTGGAAGGTGAACTGTTCGTGGTTTGCCCCCGTCCGGGTACCATCAGCCCCTGGAGCTCCAAGGCTACCGATATCGCTCACATCTGCGGCCTGCCCGCTATCAAGCGTATCGAACGCGCCATTGCCTACTACGTAAAGTTTGAAGGCGCTGCTTCTGCCGATGCCCGCAAGGTTATCGAAGCCAAGATCCACGACCGCATGACTCAGGCCGTGTTCGCAGACACCGCCGCTCTGGGCGTCCTCTTCAGCAAGGAAGAACCGCGCCCCCTGAACATTATTCCGGTCCTTACCGAAGGCCGCGAAGCTCTCGTCAAGGCAGACAAGTCCATGGGTCTTGCTCTCTCCGCCGACGAAATCGACTACCTGGTCAACAACTTTACCGCTCTCAAGCGCAATCCCACCGACGTGGAACTGTACATGTTCGCTCAGGCCAACTCCGAACATTGCCGCCACAAGGTATTCGGTGCTGAATGGACCATCGACGGTGTCAAGCAGGACAAGTCCCTGTTCCAGATGATCAAGAACACCTACGCTCTGCACAACACCAACATCTTCAGCGCCTATAAGGATAACGCTGCCGTGATGAAGGGTGCAACTGCCGGTCGTTTCTACGCTGACCCCCGCACCAACAAGTATGACTTCCACAACGAAGAAGTGGACATCTTGATGAAGGTGGAAACCCATAACCACCCCACAGCAATTTCTCCGTTCCCCGGTGCTGCAACCGGTAGTGGTGGTGAAATCCGTGACGAAGGTGCTACTGGTAAGGGCTCCAAGCCTAAGGCAGGCCTCACTGGCTTTAGCGTTTCTAACCTGAAACTCCCTGGCGCCGTTCAGCCCTGGGAAAAGGATTTCGGCAGCCCCAGCCGTATTGCTTCCGCTCTGGACATCATGATCGAAGGTCCTCTTGGCGGTGCTGCCTTTAACAACGAATACGGCCGTCCCAATATCCTCGGTTACTTCCGTACTTTCGAACAGGAAGTTTCTGCAGAAAAGGGCAACGAAGTTCGCGGTTACCACAAGCCCATTATGCTGGCTGGTGGTCTCGGCAACATCAAGCACGACCACATCGAAAAGGGCCACATTGATCCGGGTGACCACCTGGTTGTGCTTGGCGGTCCTGCTATGCTTATCGGCCTTGGTGGCGGTGCAGCAAGCTCTGTGGCTAACGGTGCTGGTAATGAATCTCTGGACTTTGCTTCTGTGCAGCGTGAAAACCCCGAAATGGAACGTCGTTGCCAGGAAGTGATCGACCGTTGCTGGGCAATGGATGAAGAAAACCCCATTACCTTCATCCACGACGTGGGTGCAGGTGGACTTTCCAATGCCTTCCCGGAACTGGTGAACGATGGCGGTCTGGGCGGTAAGTTCGAACTCCGTAACGTTCCCAACGACGAACCGGGTATGAGCCCGTTCGAAATCTGGAGTAACGAATCCCAGGAACGCTATGTGATCGCTGTGGCTGGCAACAAGCTGGACATCTTCGACGCAATCTGTAAGCGTGAACGTTGCCCGTACGCAGTGGTTGGCGAAGCTATTCCCGAAAAGCATTTGACTCTGACTGATAAGCACTTCGGTTCTACTCCCATCGATATGCCGCTGGAAGTTCTGCTGGGCAAGCCGCCTCGCATGATCCGTAACGAAACCAGCCAGAAGCGCCCGCTCACTTCTCAGGTTGTTCCTGCTGACGCTTCCATCAAGGATATCGCACACCGCGTTCTCGCTAACCCCACTGTTGCAGACAAGACCTTCTTGATCTCCATCGGTGACCGTTCCGTGACCGGTATGATCTGCCGCGACCAGATGGTTGGCCCCTGGCAGGTTCCTGTAGCTGACTGCGCTGTTACCTCTGCAACTCTCGACACCTACGAAGGTGAAGTGATGTCCATGGGCGAACGCGCTCCCATCGCCTTGATTTCTCCGGCTGCCGCAGCTCGCATGACTGTTGCTGAATCTCTCACCAACATGGCTGCCGCTTACGTTCCGGATATGGGCCGCGTAAACCTGTCCGCTAACTGGATGGCAACTCCTAACTACGAAGGTGACGGTGCTGACCTGTACGAAGCTGTAAAGGCTATCGGTATGGAACTCTGCCCGGAACTTGGCATTACCATTCCGGTGGGTAAGGACTCCATGTCCATGAGCACTGTTTGGGCCGACGAAAAGGGTAGCCACCGCGTTACTGCTCCGATTTCTCTGGTCATCAGCGCCTTCTCTCCCTGCGCCGACGTTCGCAAGACCATGACCCCGCAGCTCATCCAGAACAACGATACTACCTTGATGTTGGTTGACCTGGCTCGCGGTAAGAACCGTATGGGTGCATCCATTGCCGCTCAGGTTTACAATATGCTTGGCGACAAGGCTCCGGACGTTGATTCCGCTAAGGAACTCCGCGCCTTCTTCGAAACCATCCAGAAGCTCAATGCCGATGGCAAGATCATGGCTTACCACGATAAGTCTGATGGCGGTCTCTATACCACCGTTACCGAAATGGCTTTCGCAGGTCACGTTGGTGTTACTTTGGATGTGAACGCTCTCCAGGGCAATGTCATCGACGCTCTCTTCAACGAAGAACTGGGCGCTGTGATTCAGGTTGCAAACGCAGACGTTGCTGCTGTTAAGGCTGCCTTCGCTGCTGCTGGCCTGGCTGATACCGTTTCTGAAATCGGTAAGCTGAACAACACTTACAACATCGTGATTGGTGACTACGCCGAAGGCCTCTCTGACCTTCGCGCCATCTGGTCCGATACCACTCGCCGCATCGCCGCCCTCCGCGACAATCCGGCTTGCGCTGAAAGCGAATACACCCTCAAGCTGGAACAGGATGATCCGGGTATCACCCCCAAGGTCACCTTTGACCTGGCTGCAAGCGCAAAGATCATCAAGGATTACTCCAGCCGCCCGAAGATGGCAATCCTCCGTGAACAGGGCGTTAACGGCGAACTGGAAATGGCTGCCGCATTTGCTAAGGCCGGTTTCGAATCCATCGACGTCCATATGACCGATATCTTGAGCGGTCGCGTAAGCCTGAAGGACTTCAACGGTCTGGTGGCTTGCGGTGGCTTTAGCTACGGTGACGTTCTTGGCGCTGGCGAAGGCTGGGCAAAGAGCATCTTGTTCAACCCCAAGGCTCGCGCAGAATTCGAAGCCTACTTCAACCGTAAGGACACCTTCACTCTGGGCGTCTGCAATGGCTGCCAGATGGTTTCTAACCTGAAGGACTTGATTCCGGGCGCAAAGCACTGGCCCCGCTTCGTTCAGAACCTCTCTGAACGCTTCGAGGCTCGTTACTGCTCTCTGAAGGTTGAAGATACTCCGGCTGTGCTCCTGAAGGGTATGGCTGGCTCTGTTCTGCCGATCGCTGTGGCTCACGGTGAAGGCCGCGCAGAATTCGCTTCCCGCGAAGCTGCAGAAGCCTGCTTGAAGACTGGCCTCGTGGCTCTCCGCTACGTGGACGGCAAGCACGAATACACCGAACGCTACCCGCTGAACCCCAACGGTTCTCCGTTTGCAATCAACGGCCTCTGCTCTGAAGACGGTCGCGCTCTCGTCATGATGCCGCATCCGGAACGCGTGTTCCGTACTTGCCAGTACTCCTGGCATCCGGCTGAATGGGGCGAAGACGGTCCGTGGATGCAGCTGTTCCGCAACGGCCGTATTTTCGTAGGCTAA
- a CDS encoding glycosyltransferase family 2 protein — MITVCVATYNGASYVRLQLESILSQLPQNAEVVIADDGSTDGTLEVIASLQDARIRLLPASSHLGPTYNFERALQEAKGDVIFLADQDDVWMSGKVQSMLDALGGDVSTAPAGMAILAVHDASFMDGEGRPLTVSTSGGSVSRMWEDRPYKSGLFCNWLKNTYTGCCMAFRRELLEKALPFPKNLPMHDQWLGLMAERHFKVAAIQKPLIQYRIHKKNATQLVGGKSRGFVQRLKWRLDLLRSLLH, encoded by the coding sequence ATGATTACCGTCTGTGTCGCAACCTACAATGGCGCCTCTTATGTAAGGCTACAGCTGGAGAGTATCCTTTCCCAGCTGCCCCAGAATGCTGAAGTGGTCATTGCCGATGATGGTTCCACAGACGGAACTCTGGAGGTGATAGCCTCCCTTCAGGATGCCCGCATCCGGTTGCTGCCCGCGTCCAGCCATCTTGGGCCTACGTACAATTTTGAACGTGCCCTGCAGGAAGCCAAGGGCGATGTGATTTTCCTGGCGGATCAAGACGACGTTTGGATGTCGGGAAAAGTGCAGTCCATGCTGGATGCCTTGGGCGGTGATGTCTCCACAGCTCCCGCAGGTATGGCAATCCTGGCGGTTCATGATGCAAGTTTCATGGATGGGGAAGGACGTCCCTTGACCGTTTCTACGTCGGGTGGTTCCGTCAGTCGCATGTGGGAGGATCGTCCTTACAAGTCGGGACTGTTCTGCAACTGGCTCAAGAATACTTATACAGGTTGCTGCATGGCGTTTCGTCGGGAACTGCTGGAAAAGGCGTTGCCCTTCCCGAAGAATTTACCTATGCATGACCAGTGGTTAGGACTGATGGCGGAACGTCATTTTAAGGTGGCTGCTATCCAGAAGCCTCTGATCCAATATCGCATTCATAAAAAAAATGCCACCCAGCTGGTGGGCGGCAAATCTCGTGGTTTCGTGCAGCGCCTTAAGTGGCGGCTTGATCTGCTACGAAGCCTCCTGCATTGA
- a CDS encoding glycosyltransferase family 2 protein, with amino-acid sequence MEQPLVSVLLASYNHEKYVEAAVRSVMEQKGVSFELIVVDDGSPDGSPQLLKRLSDELGFRLIHRPNKGLIGTLNELLTYARGKYYCTFSSDDVMPPDRLARQVRFLESHPEAVACFGQVIPMSESGVVGQKMDPQFLEAVPEIHFDEFFLGKKALHGCAEMFRTETILGLGGYDTRFFFEDYPLYLRVLYEFGPQPVSPDIVCCYYREDHGSNMHANHDRMYGEILNIIELYKDHELYRRAVKVWKARWFSALAYGQKWNALKHLPKLASTSPEFLKRFPKLFIPSFLLKH; translated from the coding sequence GTGGAACAACCCCTAGTATCTGTCCTGCTGGCAAGCTACAACCATGAGAAGTATGTGGAGGCCGCCGTACGTTCCGTTATGGAACAGAAGGGTGTTTCCTTCGAGTTGATCGTGGTGGATGACGGCAGTCCCGATGGATCGCCCCAGCTGTTAAAGCGACTGTCCGACGAACTTGGCTTTAGACTGATTCACCGTCCTAACAAGGGACTGATCGGCACCCTCAATGAATTGCTGACCTATGCCCGTGGGAAATACTACTGCACGTTCTCTTCTGACGACGTGATGCCGCCCGATCGCCTGGCTCGACAGGTGCGATTCCTGGAAAGTCATCCGGAGGCTGTGGCCTGCTTTGGGCAGGTTATCCCCATGTCCGAAAGTGGCGTGGTGGGACAGAAGATGGACCCGCAGTTTCTGGAAGCGGTTCCTGAAATTCACTTTGATGAATTTTTCCTGGGAAAGAAGGCTCTTCATGGCTGTGCTGAAATGTTCCGCACGGAAACGATTCTTGGGCTGGGTGGTTATGATACCCGATTCTTCTTCGAGGATTACCCGCTGTACTTGCGAGTGCTTTATGAGTTTGGTCCCCAGCCGGTTTCTCCGGATATTGTGTGCTGTTATTATCGAGAGGATCACGGGAGTAACATGCACGCTAATCATGACCGCATGTACGGGGAAATCTTGAATATTATTGAACTGTACAAGGATCACGAGCTTTATCGTAGGGCTGTTAAAGTCTGGAAGGCTCGATGGTTTTCTGCATTGGCTTATGGCCAGAAGTGGAACGCCCTGAAACATCTGCCGAAACTGGCCAGTACTTCTCCTGAATTTTTGAAACGCTTTCCTAAGCTTTTTATTCCGTCTTTCCTTTTAAAACACTAG
- a CDS encoding O-antigen translocase: MFAKSFLGSGAVTAFNALRAFAINKLLAIFLPPAAFACVGQFMNLLSIGQATSSLALQNGWTSLTAQNKDNDKELLGIWHGGFRLTTFATLFTCIAAVLFCFMAPLESLFPGMNTRLVQAAILFALPGILSSNIITITAAVMNGLGENKKWALINMIASMWQVIWVAFFLYTGRLSVLSIIATQSVVAAFFAIRVASQAGFSIKRVWSTAADVRGPWLSYALMGLVPMILSPVVLTIIRTSVASNFGNDAAGIWQSVWKVSDFLFMMMSAILTVIILPKVSAKQTRQEFFRLFNPLLLRVMGISLVAVCALYFGRGILVQVLFSKAYMGAADHLFYQLVGDFFRAGGFALALVLIARCETKKFLTVEIISEVFLATSAVVCMRLPMFEFNGPMVGYALENLLYFVVLFVMVRRLKWNNP; this comes from the coding sequence ATGTTTGCGAAGAGTTTTCTTGGCTCTGGTGCAGTAACCGCATTTAACGCTCTGCGGGCTTTTGCCATCAATAAGTTGCTGGCAATTTTCCTGCCGCCGGCGGCCTTTGCCTGCGTGGGGCAGTTTATGAACTTGCTCTCTATCGGGCAGGCCACATCCAGCTTGGCTCTGCAAAACGGGTGGACCAGCTTGACTGCCCAGAATAAGGACAATGATAAGGAATTGCTGGGGATTTGGCATGGCGGTTTTAGACTGACCACCTTCGCAACCTTGTTTACCTGCATTGCGGCGGTACTGTTCTGCTTTATGGCGCCTCTGGAAAGTCTGTTTCCGGGAATGAATACCCGCCTGGTGCAAGCTGCCATCCTGTTTGCCTTGCCTGGCATTCTGTCCTCCAATATTATTACCATCACGGCCGCCGTAATGAACGGTCTGGGAGAGAATAAGAAATGGGCTCTCATCAATATGATAGCCTCCATGTGGCAGGTGATTTGGGTTGCGTTTTTCCTCTATACGGGGCGCCTTTCCGTACTTTCCATTATTGCGACCCAGTCGGTGGTGGCAGCCTTTTTTGCCATTCGCGTTGCAAGTCAGGCAGGCTTTAGCATTAAACGAGTCTGGTCTACGGCGGCTGATGTTCGCGGCCCCTGGCTGTCCTATGCCTTGATGGGACTGGTTCCCATGATCTTGAGCCCTGTGGTGTTGACCATCATTCGAACTTCTGTGGCTTCTAATTTTGGCAATGACGCCGCTGGCATTTGGCAGAGCGTCTGGAAAGTTTCCGACTTTTTATTCATGATGATGTCAGCCATCCTGACGGTGATTATTCTACCCAAGGTGTCCGCGAAACAGACTCGCCAGGAATTTTTTAGGCTGTTTAACCCCTTGCTGTTGCGGGTCATGGGTATCTCCCTAGTGGCAGTCTGTGCTCTTTATTTTGGTAGGGGAATTCTGGTGCAGGTCTTGTTCTCCAAGGCCTATATGGGAGCTGCCGACCATCTGTTCTACCAGCTGGTAGGAGACTTCTTTAGGGCTGGTGGTTTTGCTCTTGCGCTGGTCCTGATCGCCCGTTGCGAAACCAAGAAGTTCTTGACGGTAGAGATTATTTCCGAAGTGTTCCTGGCAACTTCTGCGGTAGTCTGCATGAGATTGCCCATGTTTGAATTTAACGGCCCCATGGTAGGCTACGCCCTGGAAAATCTGCTGTATTTTGTTGTCTTGTTTGTCATGGTTCGGAGGCTCAAGTGGAACAACCCCTAG
- a CDS encoding DegT/DnrJ/EryC1/StrS aminotransferase family protein, which translates to MIQVPYYPLKRVVDSYSGRLQKAASRVVESGWYIRGEECRKFEANFAEYCGAKYCVGVGNGLEALSLILKGYIELGRLEPGDGVIVPSNTFIATWLAVKAAGLVPVPAEPDADTCVLTLGSVEQAFLNATYSNIRVKAILAVHLYGRLCPMDRLKAFAEDREILLLEDAAQAHGATMDWNNSSDSRRAGNLGDAAGFSFYPGKNLGALGDAGAVVTNDEPLAQMVRKIANYGSEKKYVHECVGENSRLDEIQAAVLSVKLPELDEENARRNEIAGRYLSEIRNPLVKLPLEATVLPSGHLRPNCMCGVVATDDDLRFHCNCVWHIFPVHCGYPDGTSCRDALQLHLAYHGIETLIHYPTPPHLQKAFVDAYGVVGYPIAEKLAREELSLPLHPFMTEVEIQAVIDAVNSFEAR; encoded by the coding sequence ATGATTCAAGTTCCCTATTATCCCTTAAAGCGTGTGGTGGATTCTTATAGCGGTCGTCTGCAGAAGGCTGCAAGCCGCGTGGTGGAATCCGGCTGGTATATTCGTGGCGAGGAATGCCGCAAATTTGAGGCAAACTTTGCGGAGTATTGCGGTGCCAAATATTGCGTTGGGGTAGGGAACGGTCTGGAGGCACTTTCCCTAATCTTGAAGGGTTATATTGAGCTTGGTCGCCTGGAACCGGGCGATGGCGTCATTGTGCCGTCCAATACTTTTATTGCCACCTGGCTTGCGGTAAAGGCTGCGGGGCTTGTGCCTGTGCCTGCTGAACCGGATGCTGATACATGCGTGTTGACCTTGGGTTCTGTGGAGCAGGCTTTCTTGAACGCAACCTATAGCAATATTCGCGTCAAGGCGATTCTTGCGGTACATCTGTATGGCCGCCTTTGCCCTATGGATCGACTGAAGGCTTTTGCGGAAGATCGTGAAATTCTTTTGCTGGAAGATGCTGCCCAGGCTCATGGCGCCACCATGGATTGGAATAATTCATCCGATTCCCGTCGTGCCGGTAATCTGGGCGATGCTGCAGGCTTTAGCTTTTATCCGGGCAAGAACCTGGGGGCTCTTGGGGATGCTGGCGCTGTAGTCACCAACGATGAACCGCTAGCCCAGATGGTCCGAAAGATCGCTAATTACGGCTCCGAAAAGAAGTACGTTCATGAATGTGTGGGCGAAAACTCTCGCTTAGATGAAATCCAGGCTGCCGTTCTTTCTGTAAAGCTTCCGGAACTGGATGAAGAAAACGCTAGACGCAACGAAATTGCGGGGCGTTACCTCTCTGAAATTAGGAATCCTCTGGTAAAATTGCCTCTGGAAGCAACTGTTTTGCCTTCGGGACACTTGAGGCCCAACTGCATGTGTGGGGTGGTTGCCACTGACGACGATTTAAGATTCCACTGCAATTGCGTGTGGCATATTTTCCCGGTGCACTGTGGATATCCCGATGGGACCAGCTGCCGCGACGCCCTCCAGCTTCATTTGGCATATCATGGCATTGAAACCTTGATTCATTATCCGACCCCGCCTCATTTGCAGAAGGCTTTCGTGGATGCCTATGGGGTAGTGGGCTATCCCATCGCGGAAAAGCTGGCCAGGGAAGAATTGAGCTTGCCACTTCATCCCTTTATGACGGAAGTGGAAATCCAGGCGGTCATCGATGCCGTCAATAGTTTTGAGGCTCGTTAA
- a CDS encoding GNAT family N-acetyltransferase — protein MYEILPYTKELDQRLDRFVDQESVNGTFLQSRRFLNYHPEGRFVEKSFILHKGGVIVAYFPGAEIDGEFVSHPGSTFGGPVIAKTCYNASQLKEILTQADQHLASQFKSARLKVTPALFAEESPDLLDYMLEHLGYSRYTELSSRNPLCKDMDIVAQCNRNQRRLWKEFNKFAETVPQGSIQYRDLTSEEDIATFYKFLVISKEKHHTKPIHTLEDLMDLKQRLPENIRFKGLFYNGRYVCGMLQFVFPKTKVIHDQNISPDESFEQFHHTTPMNIMALQEAAQQGYTSFSWGISTEDRGNILNEDLFHYKESFGATGTVNASYTKKF, from the coding sequence ATGTACGAAATTTTGCCCTACACCAAGGAACTGGACCAGCGACTGGACCGTTTTGTAGACCAGGAATCCGTCAACGGAACCTTCCTGCAAAGCAGACGTTTCCTGAACTACCATCCCGAGGGAAGATTCGTAGAAAAAAGCTTTATCCTGCACAAGGGTGGCGTTATCGTGGCCTACTTCCCGGGCGCAGAAATTGATGGGGAATTTGTCTCCCATCCCGGATCCACCTTTGGCGGCCCCGTGATTGCCAAGACCTGCTATAACGCAAGCCAGCTCAAGGAAATTCTGACCCAGGCCGACCAGCATCTTGCATCCCAATTCAAGAGTGCCCGCCTGAAGGTTACCCCAGCCTTGTTCGCCGAAGAGAGTCCCGACTTGCTGGACTACATGCTGGAACATCTGGGCTACAGCCGCTATACGGAACTGAGCAGCAGAAACCCGCTGTGCAAGGACATGGACATTGTGGCGCAATGCAACCGTAACCAGCGTAGGCTCTGGAAAGAATTCAACAAGTTCGCCGAAACCGTCCCCCAGGGAAGCATCCAGTATCGCGACCTCACCAGCGAAGAAGACATCGCCACCTTCTATAAATTTCTGGTCATCTCCAAGGAAAAACACCATACCAAGCCCATCCACACCCTGGAAGACTTGATGGACTTGAAGCAGAGATTACCCGAGAACATCCGCTTTAAGGGACTGTTCTACAATGGCCGATACGTCTGCGGGATGTTGCAGTTCGTATTCCCCAAAACGAAGGTGATTCACGACCAGAACATCTCCCCCGATGAAAGCTTCGAGCAGTTCCACCACACCACGCCCATGAACATCATGGCATTGCAGGAAGCGGCACAGCAGGGCTACACCAGCTTCTCCTGGGGCATTTCAACAGAAGATCGAGGAAACATCCTCAACGAGGACCTGTTCCATTATAAGGAATCTTTTGGAGCCACGGGGACTGTAAACGCTAGCTATACCAAAAAATTCTAG
- a CDS encoding FdtA/QdtA family cupin domain-containing protein, with protein sequence MNWNEPQLIDIPIAHDQRGNLSVVEGGQLIPFDIKRLYYLYDVPGGATRGGHAHRKLRQLIIAASGSFDVVLDNGKTRQKFSLNRSYKGLYIPTMTWREIENFSSGAVCMVLASEHYDESDYIYEYEDFLKEVK encoded by the coding sequence ATGAATTGGAACGAACCCCAGCTAATTGATATCCCTATTGCCCATGACCAGCGCGGTAACCTGAGCGTGGTGGAAGGCGGTCAGTTGATCCCCTTTGACATCAAACGCCTGTATTACTTGTATGACGTTCCGGGTGGTGCAACCCGCGGGGGACATGCCCATCGTAAGCTCCGCCAGCTGATTATCGCCGCTAGTGGCAGTTTTGACGTGGTGCTGGATAACGGGAAAACTCGACAGAAGTTCTCCCTGAATCGTTCCTACAAGGGCTTGTATATCCCTACCATGACTTGGCGTGAGATTGAAAATTTCAGTAGCGGTGCGGTGTGCATGGTCTTGGCTTCCGAGCACTATGACGAGTCCGACTATATATATGAGTACGAAGACTTCCTGAAGGAAGTGAAATAG
- the rpsD gene encoding 30S ribosomal protein S4, whose protein sequence is MSSFRGPKGKVARSLDLAVSQKTQKALDRRHFAPGQHGQNRKKSASVYKQQLVEKQRLRFTYNISEAQLSKAYAEANRRAGSAGDNLMILLETRLDAAVLRMGFARTIFAARQYVAHGHFTVNGVRSFSPARQLKAGDVIAVREQSKEHVQIKEALAAGAAVPEYLTVDASKMTGSLVKLPLRDQIPVQLQEQLVVEYYSR, encoded by the coding sequence ATGTCCTCTTTCCGTGGACCTAAGGGCAAGGTTGCCCGTTCCCTGGACCTTGCTGTTTCTCAGAAGACTCAGAAGGCTCTCGACCGTCGTCATTTTGCACCTGGCCAGCATGGTCAGAACCGCAAGAAGTCCGCTTCTGTGTACAAGCAGCAGTTGGTCGAAAAGCAGCGTCTTCGCTTCACCTACAACATTTCCGAAGCACAGCTTTCTAAGGCTTATGCCGAAGCAAACCGTCGCGCCGGTTCTGCAGGTGACAACCTGATGATCTTGCTCGAAACCCGTCTGGACGCAGCAGTGCTCCGCATGGGCTTCGCTCGCACCATCTTCGCAGCACGTCAGTACGTTGCACACGGTCACTTCACCGTGAACGGCGTTCGTAGCTTCTCTCCCGCTCGTCAGCTCAAGGCCGGCGACGTGATCGCAGTTCGCGAACAGTCTAAGGAACACGTTCAGATCAAGGAAGCACTGGCCGCTGGCGCAGCTGTTCCCGAATATCTGACTGTTGATGCATCTAAGATGACCGGTTCTCTCGTGAAGCTCCCGCTCCGCGATCAGATCCCCGTTCAGCTGCAGGAACAGCTGGTTGTGGAATACTACTCTCGCTAA